From Alosa sapidissima isolate fAloSap1 chromosome 7, fAloSap1.pri, whole genome shotgun sequence, the proteins below share one genomic window:
- the LOC121713335 gene encoding LOW QUALITY PROTEIN: uncharacterized protein LOC121713335 (The sequence of the model RefSeq protein was modified relative to this genomic sequence to represent the inferred CDS: inserted 3 bases in 2 codons): MGCNMCVMQKPEEQYRVMFQRGHISNILHSFDTDGRLKVNGKGLSYLSQEQALEALRVGRDFRRGSRRRLGVASCGAGSGGVGCGAPVMAVVADCVDSGTQTDISFQHMLSLGRALNQRGGGGGGGGCGHPPPPYPPSPPLPPLPEPYLLNELPPMEHDYYDPNDYFDISQHEVDRPDDLEYEEVELYKSRQQDKLGLTVCYRTDDEEDLGIYVGEVNPNSIAAKDGRIREGDRILQINGMDVQNREEAVAILTREDSTNISLLLARPDIENENQLDVDELELEIQMGLEVLDNAVHLPSPPCGGAQRRGCFLGDVGKGRGAGGFRPPGSRSSARDTPPPPPASLWHTVLSNSQELDSGVGRTDESTRNEESSEHDLLADDATSACTTNATNTPGSLRKFHATPPPPLLTSARELHFSNDSLLGPEVVGAGGAGGLGGHGGHASTHMDALASVLLPGLSEEECMRYRELLEIRCYYEKNGNTLLLLGGEGSGAKDGEGGFVGDGGSTLDMNRNESLMRHELALLEEELRHLEFKWRNVLRAQKMQQLRERCLKAWPPKEEEEEEEEEVAGADAVKAESAQPSGEPLRHELSDINELPERERSDKDSTSAYNTGGESCRSTPLASERFPSPSAXLDTALEVTGTPAPQPPSGLLARPAGTVPGRSSTRQHAARTSTTPALPAPXRRDEERGDSRNSSPATPRFQSLSRNRVEPDRAGSSQRRGSDEARRPPRANGTPVTGGRSAENSPYLSRRRCGSRPPQRYQSCMQLRSTSTSEGLGLQEADEEASGTALNPVTGEMEPLAPNAANTNSASHANFTNPANSGNAMTLPLPLPPPLPPASPRMEWKVKIRSDGSRYVAKRPVRDRLLKARAMKISEERSGMTTDDDAVSEMKMGRYWSKEERKQQLLRAREYRRRREFMMQSRLDFLREREGRDRETGGAGAQDSPSHASILELSQRKSMKRRNRKILDNWITIQELLAHGSRSADGQKVYNPLLSVTTSEEECMRYRELLEIRCYYEKNGNTLLLLGGEGSGAKDGEGGFVGDGGSTLDMNRNESLMRHELALLEEELRHLEFKWRNVLRAQKMQQLRERCLKAWPPKEEEEEEEEEVAGADAVKAESAQPSGEPLRHELSDINELPERERSDKDSTSAYNTGGESCRSTPLASERFPSPSASGHGAGGDGDSSASATFRPARTPSRYRTRSEQHEAARGQNLNHTCSPSTRRRDEERGDSRNSSPATPRFQSLSRNRVEPDRAGSSQRRGSDEARRPPRANGTPVTGGRSAENSPYLSRRRCGSRPPQRYQSCMQLRSTSTSEGLGLQEADEEASGTALNPVTGETVTGEMEPLAPNAANTNSASHANFTNPANSGNAMTLPLPLPPPLPPASPRMEWKVKIRSDGSRYVAKRPVRDRLLKARAMKISEERSGMTTDDDAVSEMKMGRYWSKEERKQQLLRAREYRRRREFMMQSRLDFLREREGRDRETGGAGAQDSPSHASILELSQRKSMKRRNRKILDNWITIQELLAHGSRSADGQKVYNPLLSVTTV; the protein is encoded by the exons CTCCGCGTTGGCCGAGATTTCAGGCGTGGCTCCCGCCGGCGGCTGGGTGTGGCCAGCTGCGGCGCTGGCAGCGGCGGCGTGGGGTGTGGGGCTCCAGTGATGGCGGTGGTGGCCGACTGCGTGGACAGTGGAACCCAGACCGACATCAGCTTCCAGCACATGCTGTCTCTGGGCAGGGCCCTGAACCagcggggtgggggtgggggcggtGGAGGGTGCGGTCATCCCCCCCCTCCGtacccaccttccccaccactgCCACCGCTACCCGAGCCCTACCTGCTGAACGAACT gcCGCCTATGGAGCATGACTACTATGATCCCAATGACTACTTTGACATCTCGCAGCATGAGGTGGACAGGCCCGACGATCTGGAGTACGAG GAGGTGGAGCTGTATAAATCTCGGCAGCAGGACAAACTGGGCCTGACAGTGTGCTACCGCACCGATGATGAGGAGGACCTGGGGATATACGTGGGTGAg GTGAATCCTAATAGCATTGCAGCCAAAGATGGACGCATTAGAGAGGGTGACCGTATACTGCAG ATAAATGGTATGGACGTCCAAAACCGTGAGGAGGCCGTGGCTATCCTGACCCGAGAGGACAGCACCAACATCTCCCTGCTTCTGGCTCGGCCCGACATAGAG AACGAAAACCAGCTGGATGTGgatgagctggagctggagattCAGATGGGCCTGGAGGTTTTGGACAATGCGGTCCACCTTCCCAGCCCTCCCTGCGGAGGTGCCCAGCGGAGAGGCTGCTTCCTGGGAGATGTGGGGAAGGGTCGTGGCGCTGGGGGATTCAGACCTCCAGGCTCCCGTAGCTCTGCGCGTGAcacacctcctccacccccagcATCGCTGTGGCACACGGTGCTAAGCAACAGCCAGGAGCTGGACAGCGGTGTGGGACGGACGGACGAGAGCACGCGCAACGAGGAGTCGTCGGAGCACGACCTCCTGGCCGACGACGCCACCAGCGCCTGCACCACCAACGCCACCAACACCCCCGGGAGCCTGCGCAAGTTCCACGccacccctcctccaccactgctcACCTCCGCCCGAGAGCTGCACTTCAGCAACGACTCCCTGCTCGGGCCGGAGGTGGTGGGAGCAGGAGGGGCGGGAGGGCTGGGAGGTCACGGAGGTCACGCCTCCACGCACATGGACGCTCTGGCCTCCGTCCTGCTGCCTGGTCTGTCTGAGGAGGAGTGCATGCGCTACCGGGAGCTCCTCGAGATCCGCTGCTACTATGAGAAGAACGGGAACACCTTGCTACTGCTGGGCGGAGAGGGGTCGGGGGCTAAAGATGGCGAGGGCGGGTTTGTGGGTGACGGCGGCTCGACACTGGACATGAACCGCAACGAGAGCTTGATGCGGCACGAGCTGGCCCTGCTGGAGGAGGAACTGCGCCACCTGGAGTTCAAGTGGCGTAACGTCCTGCGTGCGCAGAAGATGCAACAGCTCCGGGAGCGCTGCCTCAAAGCGTGGCCAcccaaagaggaagaggaggaggaagaggaggaagtggcGGGTGCTGACGCGGTGAAAGCTGAGTCAGCGCAGCCGAGCGGAGAGCCTTTGAGGCACGAGCTGTCAGACATTAACGAGCTGCCCGAGAGAGAGCGGTCGGACAAGGACAGCACCAGTGCGTACAACACAGGCGGGGAGAGCTGCAGGAGCACGCCACTGGCCAGCGAACGCTTCCCCTCGCCCTCGGC TCTGGACACGGCGCTGGAGGTGACGGGGACTCCAGCGCCTCAGCCACCTTCCGGCCTGCTCGCACGCCCAGCAGGTACCGTACCCGGTCGGAGCAGCACGAGGCAGCACGCGGCCAGAACCTCAACCACACCTGCTCTCCCAGCAC GCCGGAGAGACGAAGAACGGGGCGACAGTCGGAACTCCAGCCCGGCGACCCCACGGTTCCAATCACTGTCACGAAATAGAGTTGAGCCAGATCGAGCCGGGTCGAGCCAGAGGAGGGGGTCGGACGAGGCCAGGAGGCCCCCGAGGGCTAACGGGACGCCTGTGACTGGAGGCCGCAGTGCGGAGAACAGCCCCTACTTGTCTAGACGCCGCTGTGGGTCTCGGCCTCCTCAGCGCTACCAGAGCTGTATGCAGCTGCGCTCCACCTCCACCAGCGAGGGACTGGGGCTGCAGGAGGCTGATGAGGAGGCCTCTGGCACAGCCTTGAATCCGGTCACAGGGGAAATGGAGCCCTTAGCTCCCAATGCGGCTAACACTAACTCCGCTAGCCATGCTAATTTCACAAACCCCGCTAACTCTGGTAATGCAATGACCTTGCCTCTACCGTTACCTCCTCCGCTGCCTCCAGCTTCCCCGCGCATGGAGTGGAAGGTGAAGATCCGTAGCGATGGGTCGCGCTATGTCGCCAAACGCCCGGTGCGGGACCGGCTCCTGAAGGCGCGTGCCATGAAGATCAGCGAGGAGCGCAGTGGCATGACGACGGACGACGACGCCGTGAGCGAGATGAAGATGGGCCGCTACTGGAGCAAGGAGGAGCGCAAGCAGCAGCTGCTGAGGGCACGCGAGTACCGCCGCCGCCGCGAGTTCATGATGCAAAGCCGCCTGGACTTCCTGCGCGAGCGCGAAGGCAGAGACCGAGAGACGGGCGGGGCCGGAGCACAGGACTCCCCTAGCCATGCCTCCATCCTGGAGCTGAGTCAGAGGAAGAGCATGAAGAGACGGAACCGTAAAATCCTGGACAACTGGATCACCATCCAGGAGCTGCTGGCACATGGCAGCCGCTCCGCTGACGGGCAGAAAGTGTACAACCCACTTCTCTCTGTCACCACG TCTGAGGAGGAGTGCATGCGCTACCGGGAGCTCCTCGAGATCCGCTGCTACTATGAGAAGAACGGGAACACCTTGCTACTGCTGGGCGGAGAGGGGTCGGGGGCTAAAGATGGCGAGGGCGGGTTTGTGGGTGACGGCGGCTCGACACTGGACATGAACCGCAACGAGAGCTTGATGCGGCACGAGCTGGCCCTGCTGGAGGAGGAACTGCGCCACCTGGAGTTCAAGTGGCGTAACGTCCTGCGTGCGCAGAAGATGCAACAGCTCCGGGAGCGCTGTCTCAAAGCGTGGCCAcccaaagaggaagaggaggaggaagaggaggaagtggcGGGTGCTGACGCGGTGAAAGCTGAGTCAGCGCAGCCGAGCGGAGAGCCTTTGAGGCACGAGCTGTCAGACATTAACGAGCTGCCCGAGAGAGAGCGGTCGGACAAGGACAGCACCAGTGCGTACAACACAGGCGGGGAGAGCTGCAGGAGCACGCCACTGGCCAGCGAACGCTTCCCCTCGCCCTCGGCTTCTGGACACGGCGCTGGAGGTGACGGGGACTCCAGCGCCTCAGCCACCTTCCGGCCTGCTCGCACGCCCAGCAGGTACCGTACCCGGTCGGAGCAGCACGAGGCAGCACGCGGCCAGAACCTCAACCACACCTGCTCTCCCAGCACCCGCCGGAGAGACGAAGAACGGGGCGACAGTCGGAACTCCAGCCCGGCGACCCCACGGTTCCAATCACTGTCACGAAATAGAGTTGAGCCAGATCGAGCCGGGTCGAGCCAGAGGAGGGGGTCGGACGAGGCCAGGAGGCCCCCGAGGGCTAACGGGACGCCTGTGACTGGAGGCCGCAGTGCGGAGAACAGCCCCTACTTGTCTAGACGCCGCTGTGGGTCTCGGCCTCCTCAGCGCTACCAGAGCTGTATGCAGCTGCGCTCCACCTCCACCAGCGAGGGACTGGGGCTGCAGGAGGCTGATGAGGAGGCCTCTGGCACAGCCTTGAATCCGGTCACAGGGGAAACGGTCACAGGGGAAATGGAGCCCTTAGCTCCCAATGCGGCTAACACTAACTCCGCTAGCCATGCTAATTTCACAAACCCCGCTAACTCTGGTAATGCAATGACCTTGCCTCTACCGTTACCTCCTCCGCTGCCTCCAGCTTCCCCGCGCATGGAGTGGAAGGTGAAGATCCGTAGCGATGGGTCGCGCTATGTCGCCAAACGCCCGGTGCGGGACCGGCTCCTGAAGGCGCGTGCCATGAAGATCAGCGAGGAGCGCAGTGGCATGACGACGGACGACGACGCCGTGAGCGAGATGAAGATGGGCCGCTACTGGAGCAAGGAGGAGCGCAAGCAGCAGCTGCTGAGGGCACGCGAGTACCGCCGCCGCCGCGAGTTCATGATGCAAAGCCGCCTGGACTTCCTGCGCGAGCGCGAAGGCAGAGACCGAGAGACGGGCGGGGCCGGAGCACAGGACTCCCCTAGCCATGCCTCCATCCTGGAGCTGAGTCAGAGGAAGAGCATGAAGAGACGGAACCGTAAAATCCTGGACAACTGGATCACCATCCAGGAGCTGCTGGCACATGGCAGCCGCTCCGCTGACGGGCAGAAAGTGTACAACCCACTTCTCTCTGTCACCACGGTTTGA